A part of Fibrobacter sp. UWH4 genomic DNA contains:
- a CDS encoding GTP-binding protein, protein MAKEHFDRSKPHCNIGTIGHVDHGKTTLTAA, encoded by the coding sequence ATGGCAAAAGAACATTTTGACAGAAGCAAGCCGCACTGCAACATCGGCACCATCGGCCACGTTGACCACGGCAAGACCACTCTGACCGCCGCAAT